The Methanofastidiosum sp. genomic interval TTAAGGGAAGAAATTAAGAATGGACAATATGAGATATATGAGAATACATTTTGTGACTAAAAATGTATAAGGTAATTTTATCACACAAATCTTCTAGTTTTATAAGAAATCTTCCTAAATCTAATAAGAAAAAATTATATATGATAATTGATCATCTAAAAGAAAATCCTTATAGTTTTCCATATAAGAAAATCAGAGGAGAAACAAATCTTTATAGAATTAGAATAGGTGGCTTTAGGATTTCTTATGAAATTTATGAAAACGAGAATATAATTAATATATTGAAAATAGGTAAACGAGATAAATTTTATCAGTAATAAGTTTCTGCCCTTGTATTTATATGATTAAATAAAAGAGAAATATTAACATTAAAAAAGATTCTAATTTTCTTCTTCTTTCGTTTCTTCAATCTTTTCAGTGTACCTGCACTTTGGATAACTACTGCATCCAATGAATGGACCGTAGAATGATTTCTTTATGACAAGGCCCGCTCCGCACCTTGGACATTTTTTTCCATCCATTGGTGCTGAATAGTTGTTCTTTGATGGACACTCAAGATTTATGCAGACTGTTTGAGGCCTTGATCTTTTTCTTGTTGCAATCACGACTGGAAATCCACATATCTTACATTTGTCTTCAGTTGGATTGACGATGCAGTTACTTGGCAGTGAAAAAGTAGCATCGCACTCTGGATATCTTTGGCATGCTATGAAAGGGCCGAATCTTCCGGTTCTAATAAAAAGCTCCCCCTCTCCACACATTGGGCAGATACCGATATAGTTCCTCCTTCTCTCTTCCCTCTCAAGGTAGACTAAGAGCTCCTTTCCTATATCTTCCTCATTTTCTTTGAATTTACTGAAAATATCAATGAGTTTTTCCTTTGCCTCGGAAAGTATTTCTTCCTTAGTTATCTCATTCTCCTGAATCTTTTCCATCTGCTCTTCAAAATGCTTCGTTAGCTCAACTGAAACTATGTCCGGACAGTATTTCTCTAAGGTACCCACTATACCTTCACCAAGGTCAGTCACAATTATCTGCCGGCCATCGATATAGTTTCTAGTATAAAGGATGTCAACCATGTTCGCCCTTGTTGCTTTTGTCCCGATGCCAAGTTTTTCCATCTCAGATACGGCCGAAGCTGGATTGTAACGTGGAGGCGGCTTTGTCGCCTTTTCTTCCTTCTTTGGAGAAATCTTT includes:
- a CDS encoding type II toxin-antitoxin system RelE/ParE family toxin, whose protein sequence is MIIDHLKENPYSFPYKKIRGETNLYRIRIGGFRISYEIYENENIINILKIGKRDKFYQ